The Cottoperca gobio chromosome 8, fCotGob3.1, whole genome shotgun sequence genome contains the following window.
CATTGTTGCAGGTAAAGGCATTGTTGCCTATGTTCACATGCCTTATATTTAGTAAAAGCCAACTAAAGTTGTTTTGGGGCTTAATACTAAATTTGCCCTAAATCTTTATCCTGTTGTCCCTTAGGTTTTCAAGTGAAGGATGCCAGAGAAAAGCTGGGTCAGAAGGATGCACGCTTTAAAATCCGTGgtaggggaggaggaggaagaggtggaggatcaggaggaggaggaggaggaggaggaggagtgcagGATGCTCGTCAGATGATCAACTCGCGCAAACAGGGGCCGAATCCGTTCAGTGTCCCTGAACAGACAATGCAAAAGATGGCAGTAAAACACCATCTGCAGGGCCAGACACTTGTgccacagatacagatacacaccAGCAACAATCTTGCTGGTCTGAACTCAAGGCACTTTTCCCCAGATGTACATGGACTGGGTTTAAGGGGCAGTGCACCGCCACAGCTAAGCAATAATAAGAGAATGATGGATGCTCGAGATAGACTTAGCCTCAAGAGGAGCATTGGAgggacacagacacaggcagCTGTTGCACTACCCCTAAAAATTACCAAGACTATCCAGGTGAGGTTAAAATAAGTTACTTTGTTCTTAGATCAGTGATACAgcctgcatgtatgtatacttGTTGTAAGAGCACACTGACATGCttactttaatatttgattCTTATTTTTACAGCAACGTACAGGAGGGGTAGGGATGTCTGGTGGAATACGTGCAGCTACACAGGTAGAGCAGTTTTTCTTAGCATGTTTAATCATGAAAGATTGAGAGTAATTCTTGTGTTGAAGAACAGTTTCTTCTGAAAGAGAACACTGTCTCTTGTATAATGAATACGATTGTAAAACATGGTATTGAAATAGTTTTTGTCTCCCACAGCCTCTCTTAAATGAGCATGATGGCCCCCAcagtaaacaaataaagatCACAACAGCTAATATGCTCCAATCTCGGGTAAGCGCTTCAGGACATCTGACCTGATCATGCATATTGTCTAAATCTACAGAGACTCAAACGcataatttaattattgtacAAAGAGTGTCTGTCTCCTGCATTCATTTTAACTCTTAATTTTCGTTCCTTTATTTCCTACAGCCTGGTACAATGGGCTCCACATTCTCCATGTCAGCCCCAATCACCAAGGTGGTTAAAAATGATGCTTACACAGCCCCACGTCCTCCTGTCCCTGTGGCTCCCACCCGGCCCAACACCAGCATGGCTGCTAGCCGGCCCTCCGCTGCAGCCTTACAACCAGTCTCCAGGACTCTCCAGCAAAGCACAGCAGAAACCAGCACAACCGCTCCTGCTCCCCCTCAGGTAAACATTCCTGCTTGCATCTCTAGATCAGTATACACACCATGCCTAATCAATATAATTTGCATTAATGTTAGATACCACAAGTTAGAAACATTTCAGATTTAACTTATTGAGAGAAACCAATCAAGTTAAGGTTGATTGAAATGTTATGAAAGccaattaattatatttaatatattatatatatatatatatatatatatatatatatatatatatatatatatatatatatatatatatatatatatatatacaaactcCCATTAtgcttccctcctccttctctctcaacAGTAAAATAGCTGTATTTGGTATTTATCTTAGTAATTCATTAACATTTTGGATTTAATACAGTTGGACCAACATCTGTTCTGTAAGAATTTGGTGACTCCACTGACCACTTCCAGCTGGTGGCAAGACAATAACTGGTGTTAACTGTAATGTTAGGAAAATCTAGATTAACAGGCCAAGACATTTGGCATAACCTTACCACACATCTTTTTATGTCAGCCATTTTATTGCATATGCTTGATCATGAggtgttttgttattatttttttctagcCTGCTTTCAGTCCTTTGGAGGGGACCAAAATAACAGTGAACAACCTACACCCCCGGGTCACTGAGGAAGACATAGTTGTGAGTAAATCAGTTATTGCCAATAAACTTCTTGTTACGTTTGCTATTCAGAGATCGGCTGAGTGCTGTAGTGCTGTGATGCTGACTTATTCTGTGTGCGTTTGTACTCCCCGTCTGTTTGTCCACAGGAactattctgtgtgtgtggggcgttGAAGCGAGCACGGCTGGTGAAGGTGGGCGTGGCTGAAGTGGTGTTTGTCCGCAAAGAGGACGCCGTGAGTGCATACAGGAAGTACAACAATCGCTGCCTGGACGGTGAGTACCAGTAGCAACGATGCACACATCAAGTAGCTCGTTGGGTTTTGGGCACTGGTTTCTGTTTCGCATGCGGTACAATGACTACAGTACAGAGTTTGCTGGTTAGGGACTTCATTGTCTATGTTTGTTAAAACAGAGTGCCTTTGTTTAACTGAAGGATAGCCCAGTTAGATGTATTCAGTATCTCAAGACTGCATTTAACCAGGTTAATAGAGTTTGGATGTTTCCAATTTTTGCTTATATTATCTTCCTCCCCCAGGTCAACCCATGAAGTGTAACCTTCATATTCAGGGGAATGTCATCACTTCTGATCAGCCCATTCTGTTGTAAGTGAGCCCGCAGGGCTTCAATCCTTAATTTCACATTAATCTGTAGTTAACGGTGTTTACgtgcacatattttatttagcatATTTGCTATGAGCTGTAATTTGCCCCTACACTGAGTTACAAATGTATTCTAACcactcatttattttaagtataAAGGGCAATGTGACATTGCTTCTATTCAATTTTGCAAATACTTAAGCAGTGTGACTATCCAGGCAGCCTTTGTTCATTATCTTATTTATAAGCTTTTGTATTTGGCAAGCTATTTAGTGGTTCATTGAGCTTCCTTTTGATGAAGCCGTGCTCAGAGAATACATTTAGTAATTAAATTGACCACTCACGATACGTTTTGCTAAAAAGAATTAAGTCAGCTTCACATAGAAATGTGAAGGGCTGTTGCTGTGTTTATGGCTTGCACTGTCCACTAGACTAGAGTCTAAGAAtgtattgcttttttaaatctatataaatatgatattcAGAAGTTATAGATTTTATTGAACAAAGAGAGGTGACCCTGcttattgttttatatctttttgtCATCTTGTGACATTCTCTCCTTGACTCCTCCAGGAGGCTCAGTGACACTCCAGGCGCAGGCAGCGGTTCAAAGAAAGAAGGTCTGCCACCCTCCTTGTCTCGCCCCGCAGGTCAGCGAGCCTCCTCTCAGCCTACTCCAGAGGTTGACCCTCAGACCATCCTCAAAGCTCTGTTCAAGTCCACTGTACAGTCCACATCCACCACCGAGCCCCCCAGCTCACAGGCCACTGCCTTTCGCATCAAGATTTAGCTCATGTCTCGTGTGAATACACTCTGTTCATAAACATATTACTGCATTCTCAGTGTTCGCATACAAACTGTGGTTTTCACCTTGACAGCAGGCGGCCCACTTTCTCTCATATGAAACAgatttttacacatttgttaTACATGACTTCTGAATGGGAAATTTGTGGCTACTCAAAatcatgtttttggttttgtggTATCCACATTTTACCTGAATGTTTCTGAGATGGATCGGTGGAGGAAAGTGTGATTTGTTGTTATAATCCAATGCGATGGGCGATGCCAAATCAAACTGGATGTAgggatttgttttatttttcaataagtTGTCAATTTGTCAATTCAGTACCAGTCCATTTTGATGggttgagttttgttttttaatgctcCAGTTTATCTCCACCCACTCCTGcgaccccccctcccctcaaaaaaagaaaagccccACAACAAATTGACAGACATTAAGCAGCATTGTTATATTGAGGGAAACATGTTGTTTAACGCTCtgtacacccacacaggtgtgttCAGTTATATTGTCTGTACCTTTTTTTCTGATTTTCTAAATAAGTTGGAATATAGaccaaaccaaaataaaaaacacaatacagtgATCTGATTAGCCAGGACAATGAATTATTTCTGCAAATCCTTTCCACAACTTTACCTAACTTCAAACTTAAAGAGGTCTTAGCTAAAATGACTGAAAACACCTGTGCGAatataggttttttttttttttttttcaccgtCTTTGTAGCATCCAGATTCTTGTGTGCTTTTTGTGACTGATTTTACTTGGTTGTCCAGTTTTGAAGCAGTGTATATGTTTAATTCTTCCTAGTATACATTACACTTGACTATGTTCAAAGACTGTAAATTACTTTGTGTTGCTTTCTTGGCATGTCAGTCAAGAGACTGGAGCGGTCAGACCTGTCTGAGATGTCGCCATTAAATATTTAGCTTTGTAGATGTTGTCTGAGATTCATCTTTCCTACCTGCCATGTGGTAATTATGCATTTTTCTAGAGGCCCGTCTTAATGCTGTATTGACTTACAGCATTTAGTCTTTCTACTAAATTTTCGTTTGTCCCAATTTCCAGAATCCTGATTTGTGTTAACCTTTATTATCTTAGCCATCAAATTTAGATTGTTGGCTACATTTCATTCAGACATCAAACTCATATTAACATCTAAAAGCCAACAACCAAAacttgtttaaaataattttgaagCTGGAATTGTCTATATTTTGTGCTTTCAATTAAACTAAATGGTTAAATATTCTACCTGGggaataaaaatatatctttaaacACTTATCAAACATCACTCATGTAATGTAGTTTTagcaaatgttatatatttttttaaatggtattaTAGGAGTATTTAGTTTGGAATCTATGTAGGGTAAACCTTGACAAAAGTAATAAGACTTGTGTGAAATTGCTGTATTTGGAAATTCTTGAAATATATCAGTTAAAATAagggaaggaaaaaaaatacatatatttttattatatatatatatatatatatatatatagtatgctaaagtaaatagtaaatacaaaCGTAACCCGCTTCACATTTTAATGCTATTcaaaattatatatatgaaaatatataatttttaatagaattatatatatgaaaaaatatatatataattttgaATAGCATTAAATTGTGAATGCGTTTGCATTTACTTTTCAAAGAAAGAGCATTTACTGCGTACTTGGGTTTTACTTGTACTTCCGGTGTAAAGGTTCACACCAAAATGGCGCCGTCCAAGAAGAAACATGCCAGCAACCAGCCTTGTGTTATTCCTGGAGGATTTACAGGTATTTATTGACAAAATGAAGGATATTAATTCCAGCTTTTCGCTAGCATACTGAGTTATCATCGGACAGGACTTTTTCTTGTCGTTTTACGAGGTTTTGGGCGGTTATTGAACGGTACGCCTGTTGAGCCGCGATACTGTGCTGAGTGATGTGTTGGCTTTAAGTGTGTTTCCCCTTGTGTCTCTCCGCAGTGCTGTCTTTACGGTTTAGGTCCGACAGCGTTGCACAGCACAAGCTGTACGTGAAGGAGCACAAAGTACGAGCAGAGAAGAGTTCACACAGACCGATGGACCGGACTTTATTTGTGCTCAACATCCCCCCGTACTGCACAGAGGTACAGTTAATGTAGCTTACTGCCTGCTCTAAATGATTTgttaataatctaaatcattTAGTTATCCTTGAAATACAGACTAACTTTCATTCATGCCCTGCTGTCTGTGTTTCAGGCTGTTGTCAACGAGCTGTTCTCGCAGTTTGGCTGTGTTCAGTCCGTGGAGCTGAGGGACCACCCGGGCTCCTCTCAGGAGTCTGGGCCCAAGATGTCCAAGTTCTTTAGGCCAGCTAAAAAACAGGTTGAGCTCTTTCTGCTGTAACACCATGAGcaaactgtaatgtacagtatatttcagCTCATTATTTAACCTCTTGTCTGCCCCTTCCAGGGTTTCAAAGTAGGCTACATTGTGTTCCAAAACTCCTCCAGTTTAGCAGAAGCTAAATCCCACCCACATGATGCGCCTTTGGTGGTCTgcacagagcagcatccagtgAGGACAGGAGCCCAGAGTGAGTGATGCTACAGTGATGtaatgtagggctgcaacttcATCATCCTTTTCATTATCCATTAATCTGCTGATTCTTTTCTAGATTAACCGTCATGGTCATAGGTGAATATGAATGTCATGTTTTGTCAGTctgaaacccaaagatattcagtttaatgatacaaagcagagaaaagcagcaactcTTCCATTTTAAGAgtctgaaaactgcattttctgccatttttgcatgaagtGACATTGAGGATTAATCCGTTTTCAAAACAGTTGgcaattattattcttttaaacATCTAATCCCTTtttcgactaatcgttgcagctctaacgcaatcatattttatttacgCTATTACTGCTTTTAGATAATGTTATAGCTGTTTGGTGTTGCTTtgtatttactattttaaatatgaatctAGTCGTACAATGTGCTTGTTGATCACACATATTCTAACGCAGAACAAACCAGTCTCTTGAGTCATTCTTGTTATGTGCTCTTTCTTACGGCAGAATGGATTCAGCAGTACACGGAGTCTTTTATTCATCCGGACAAACTGCAACAAATAGTCGACTCCTTTATGGAAGGCTACGACAAGCGGAAAGAGGAGGTGAGAAATCTGCACTTCTTCCTCCAGCGTCACTCGCCCATCTAGTCCGTGATGGGACTTCAACATGTTTTTGCTTTCTCTTAGGAAGCGGACAGGCA
Protein-coding sequences here:
- the poldip3 gene encoding LOW QUALITY PROTEIN: polymerase delta-interacting protein 3 (The sequence of the model RefSeq protein was modified relative to this genomic sequence to represent the inferred CDS: deleted 1 base in 1 codon), which translates into the protein MHARAVRQSEKMADVSLDEVIRRRGINLKAPAKRPMFGRGAGGVGKSFDARQKIGTNDVRQRLGAGKGIVAGFQVKDAREKLGQKDARFKIRGRGGGGRGGGSGGGGGGGGGVQDARQMINSRKQGPNPFSVPEQTMQKMAVKHHLQGQTLVPQIQIHTSNNLAGLNSRHFSPDVHGLGLRGSAPPQLSNNKRMMDARDRLSLKRSIGGTQTQAAVALPLKITKTIQQRTGGVGMSGGIRAATQPLLNEHDGPHSKQIKITTANMLQSRPGTMGSTFSMSAPITKVVKNDAYTAPRPPVPVAPTRPNTSMAASRPSAAALQPVSRTLQQSTAETSTTAPAPPQPAFSPLEGTKITVNNLHPRVTEEDIVELFCVCGALKRARLVKVGVAEVVFVRKEDAVSAYRKYNNRCLDGQPMKCNLHIQGNVITSDQPILLRLSDTPGAGSGSKKEGLPPSLSRPAGQRASSQPTPEVDPQTILKALFKSTVQSTSTTEPPSSQATAFRIKI
- the rrp7a gene encoding ribosomal RNA-processing protein 7 homolog A codes for the protein MRLHLLFKERAFTAYLGFTCTSGVKVHTKMAPSKKKHASNQPCVIPGGFTVLSLRFRSDSVAQHKLYVKEHKVRAEKSSHRPMDRTLFVLNIPPYCTEAVVNELFSQFGCVQSVELRDHPGSSQESGPKMSKFFRPAKKQGFKVGYIVFQNSSSLAEAKSHPHDAPLVVCTEQHPVRTGAQKWIQQYTESFIHPDKLQQIVDSFMEGYDKRKEEEADRQKKEAEQLQEDEEGWVKVTRGSKGTKARPHSEAANKRTLQKEIRKKKRKELMNFYTWQHRNTQKEHIAELRKKFEEDKQRIAILRTQRKFKPY